In Haliscomenobacter hydrossis DSM 1100, the DNA window GACCAAAAAACCTACCGTACCCCCTCTAAACCAGGCGGTTTGGTAAAATGGGGTGATGATTTCAAAGTTGTAATTGAGGTTTTTTTGCGACCAACGTCCATTCTTGTTGCGCGCCCGAGCCTGGAAAACAAATTTCCCGGCGGGCAAATTGGGGTATTCCACTTTGTGGTTGTTGGACAAGATGGACCAATTTTCATCCAAACCTTGTATCCGGTATTGGTATTGCATGCCTTGAGGGTCGCGCAAGGAAATAGCGGCAAACTCAAAACTCAGGTGGTTTTTACGTGGTGGCAAGCGCAATTGTTGGGGCAGGTGATAGCCTGGACTAAGGCCTTTGTTCCATTGCCCAACTTCCAGGGGCTTGGAAAACAGTTTGACCGATTGCAAAATCACTTCTGCCGGAGGCACTGGTGCATCGGGAGCATGAGGATGATACCGAAACAGCCCTTTGGTCGTACCAAACCACACCGAACCATCTCGATCTATCAAGGTTGCGTGTTGATTGCTTTCCCAATTGGGGATGCCTGCAGTGGCACTAAAATTATCGATTTGATAGGTTTCTGTATTTGAATCAAAAGTCAATTGGGCAAAACCTTGACCCGTACCCGCATAAATGATGCCGCTTTTACTTACACTGAGGTTGTAGACAATATTGGACGGCAGGCCTGATTTTTGGCTGTAGTGTTTGAAAACATTGGTATTCAGGTCCCACAAAAACAGGCCATTGTCCGAACCGATCCAGACTTTTGATCCCTGTCTTGCAGCACAAATGACGGTTGATTTGCGCAGCAAGTCCGGTTGCTTGCGCAGGATATTGCGGTCGTGTTGCAGCAACAATATTCCGCTGGTACTGCCCACCAACAAAGAATCCTGGCCGATGTCTAAAAAACAGGAGCTAAAAAAAGTATAGGCCTTCAGTTGCTCAAAACGGCCACTATCGTAGCGCATGATACCTGCGGGTGTCCCTACCCAAATGCGCTGCTTGCGGTCTTCATAAACGTTCAGTACCACCCCTTGTGGCAACCCATCTTTGGCGCTTAGCAATTGGGTGAATTTCCCTTGTTGGTAACGCCACAACCCCAGTCCTTCGGTACCGATCCATAAACGGCCACTGTGATCGGTAATGATGGAATTGATGCGTTGTGCTCCAGCCTGGTCGTGGGGCAGACGAACCGTTTCAAATCCGTTTTTGCCCAGGCGCGCCAAGCCCCCACCGTAGGTACCTACCCAGATTTGCTGCGCCGAATCCCGGCAAATACTCATCACAGAAGAAGTCGGCAAACCTGTGGATTCATCGTATTGCTCAAAAGTATCGCCTGCATACCTAAAAAGTCCATCGCCACCAGCCATCGAAACCCAAAGTTGGTGCTCTCGATCAATCAACATATCGGTGACAACATTTTGAGAAAAACCATTGCTTTGGTCAAATCTCCGAATGCCCTCAGGCTTAACTTGATACAATCCATCCTGTGTACCCAACCACAGGTTTTTGTTTTGGTCAAAAGCCAAACGCCTTACACCTCCTTTGACCATTTCGGCAAAACCTGGCGGATTGAATTTTTCGTACACCCCTTTCTTACGACGATACACGCCACCCCGAGTAAGCAGCCAAAGGTTGTGATCAGGGTCGGAATATAACCTGAAGGGGGCATGGGGTTCTTTGTCTCCAGTAGGCAGTTCAATTTCCTGCCATTGGCCTTTACGCAAAGTGTACAATGGTGCCTTCGGCCCACAAGCCCAGATTTGCCCCTGATGATCAGCAAAAACTTGCCGAAAATCATGGTCTTTGGGTAAATCTGCTTTGATTATCTTTCCCTGGTCAACACAGTACACCTTGCCTTTCACCGTGCACCAGATGCGTCCACGTTGGTCTTCAGCCAGGGAGCTGACCTCGTTTTGTTGTGGTTTTTTGGAAAAAAAATAGTTGCGGAACCGTGAACCATCGTAGCGGGAAAGGCCATTTTGGGTGCCTACCCAAATCCGCCCTTTGCGGTCGGATAGAATCGTCAAACAGATGTTGTTGGCCAAACCATCATTCATGGAGAAGCCTGTAAAATGTTGACCATCATAGCGGGAAACCCCACCCATCGTGGCAATCCACAGGTGTCCCTGTTGATCCTGACACAGCGCAAGTGCTTGCGACTGAATGAGGCCATGCTCGACATTCAAATTGACAAAATTGTACTTCTGCGCCCACAATCCCGTCAATACAACCCAACTTAGAACCCAACATGCTATTCTTTTCATCCGAAGGATTATCTCAAAGCAAATTACTCATTGTTTTGTTAAAAATGAAACCCCTACCAAATGGGCAGGGGATCATGAGAAACTGCTCTATCGTCGGGTGAAAAAATGACTTTACCAGCAGATTTGATGCTGCTGCATGTAGATCTGTGGATGAAACAAAGTTACATTGGAAAGGTGGAATGGAAATCCCCCGGATGGGGGGAAAATGGGGTGTGAAGTGTGAGCGTGTGAAAGTGTGGGTGTGTTGGGTGGACTTCCTCAAAAAAGTAGACACGAAGATAAGCCAAAAAAAAGCTTATTTTCATCAACTTGACTGAACCCCATAGTCAGCAGGATTTCATCGTGTTGGTGCTTGCCTATTTTTACAAAAATTCGCAACTTGCAGAAGAAAAGATTCAAAGCTTCATTCAAAATCTACCAAAAACACTAAACAAAACCGCCATGAGTACTTATGATATGATCTTGGAAGAAGGAATAAAGATCGGTGAAAGAGAACGTCAACGACTTGAAGAAGAACTGGAAGAGGTACGTCAACAAGTCAATAAAGTTATCCTCTACCTCTATCAAATTGACCAAAAAATTCCCGAGGAAATAGCTTTGATTGTAAGCAAAGACCTGGCCTATGTAGAAACCGTAATCAGCAATTCAGAGGAAGAAAACATCGCTGACAACTAGCAGCAGCCTTTAGCCAACCCACGACTTCAGTCGTGGGAGGTCACACAGCATCCCACCCCATGAATTTATTCATGGGTGTCCTGGCAGCATGGCAGCCTAAGACAAAAAGAAAAATATCTGAAGCCACCCCCTCAATTCAACACATACTCCAGCCCCAATCTCCCCAACTCCCGGATAAAATCATTGTCCGCATTCACCTTCCGATCCAGGGACACCATGTTCACTTTCATCTTGGCGCTGTGGTCCAGAATTTCCACTTTGAACTTGTGTGGGCCGGTGTGGGTACGACAAAGGCCGTCGAGGTCTGCGATGATGTCCGCAGAGATGCGTTCCAGCGGCAATTTAAGCGTGATTGATTCGGTCATGCTCAGGGCAATGCCTTCCAGCAAGCGCACTTCCAGCACTTTGAAGTCCATTTCGCCGTCGTCTTTCCAGCCCTTTTGGAAGCGGCCTTTGACGAAGATAGCGATGCCGTCCGTGAGCAGGTGGCGAAACTTTTGGTAGTCCTCGCCAAAAAGTTTGATTTCGTAGGAACCCGTGTAGTCGCTGATTTCAAAAATGCCCCACCCATTGCCATTTTTGCTGACCCGGTGGATGGTTTTGGTCACCATGCCGCCCACCTGCACGGTCGGTTTGTTTTGGTGGGTGCTCAGGGCATCAATGGTACAGGTCATAAAATGTTCGATCTCCACGCGGTAATCGTCCAGCGGGTGGCCGGAGATGAAGATGCCCGTGACTTCCTTTTCACGGTTGAGTTTTTCCAACAATGACCAGGGCTCTACCTGGGGCAGCGGAGGCTCGGGCAACATCACGGAGTTGCTCATGTCGCCAAAGAGGGAATGGGCCGATTGGGAATGCGTAGCCCGTACAGCGCTGGCAAACTTGATGGCGTGCTCCAGCAGAGAATCGTATTTGTCCGAAGGTGCAAAGTACTGCGCCCGGTGGGTATTCTCAAAACAGTCAAAAGCACCACCCAGCGCCAGGCTTTCCAGGGCTTTTTTGTTGACGGCCTTCATTTGCAGGCGACGCAACATTTCGAAAAGGCTCGAAAATGGCCCATTTTTGCGCTCTTCCAAAATTTCCTCTACCGGGCCCTCTCCTACCCCTTTCAGCGCAGACATCCCGAAGCGGATCGCCCCGGCCTTGTTCACCGAGAAGTCCATTTCCGATTCATTGATGTCCGGACCCAATACGGGGATTCCCCCCCGGCGGCATTCCTCCAGGAAGAAGGTAATTTTGCCGATGTCGTTTTTGTTGTGCGTCAGTACCGAGGCCATAAATTCGGCGGGGTAATGCGCTTTGAGGTAGGCCGTTTGGAAGGCCACAAAGGCGTAACAGGTGGAGTGCGACTTATTGAAGGCGTAGGAGGCAAAAGCCTCCCAGTCTTTCCAGATTTTTTCCAGTTTGTCTTTGGGGTGGTTGCGTTTTTCGCCCCCTTCCAGGAATTTGGGGTACATCGCGTCCAGGTCTGCTTTGAGTTTTTTACCCATCGCTTTGCGCAGCTTATCCGCCTGGCCTTTGGTGAACCCCGCCAGTTTTTGCGACAGCAACATCACCTGCTCCTGGTACACGGTGATGCCGTAGGTGTCTTTGAGGTATTCTTCACAATCGGGTACGTCGTAGGTGATGGCTTCCCGACCATGTTTGCGCGCAATGAAGTTGGGGATGTATTCCAATGGCCCTGGGCGGTACAAGGCGTTCATGGCGATGAGGTCTTCAAACGTCGTGGGCACCAGTTCCTTCATGTACTTTTGCATGCCCGTACTTTCATACTGGAAAATGCCGACTGTTTCACCGCGTTGGAAAAGTTTGTAGGTGAGCTCGTCTTCCAGTGGCACCTCGTCTACATCGAGCTTGACGCCGTGGTTTTTTTCAATCATCGACACGGCATCCTTGATGATGCTGAGGGTTTTGAGGCCGAGGAAGTCCATTTTGAGCAAACCCGCGGATTCGGCCACCGAGTTGTCGAACTGGGTGATGTACATGTCCGAATCCTTGTCCACCTTCACGGGAACGTACTTGGTGATGTCGTCGGGCGTAATGACCACCCCGCAGGCGTGGATCCCCGTATTGCGCACCGAACCTTCCAGTTTGCGCGCCGTTTGGATCATTTGGCCGATCTGGTCTTTGCCATCGGCCAGTTGGCGGAATTGGTAGGCTTTTTCTACGTCTTCCGAGTTGAGTTCACTTTTGAGTTTGGGATCGATGTCGCCTTGGGCCAAGACCTTGCCCAGGGTTGCTTTGAGGTGGATCGGGAAGGTTTTGGCCACTTTATCCACTTCTGAAAGGTGGATGTTCATCACCCGGCCTACGTCGCGCAGGGAAGATTTAGCCGCCATCGTGCCGTAAGTCACGATTTGCGCTACCTGATTGCGACCATATTTGTCGATCACGTAATCGATCACCTGCTGGCGACCTACGTCGTCAAAGTCGATGTCAATATCGGGCATGGACACCCGCTCCGGGTTGAGAAAACGCTCAAAGAGCAGGTCGTATTTGATGGGGTCTACGTTGGTGATGCCAATGCAGTAAGCGACTGCCGAGCCCGCCGCCGAACCCCGCCCCGGGCCCACCGAAACCCCCATTTGGCGGGCGGTGGTGGTAAAGTCCTGTACGATGAGAAAGTAACCCGGATAGCCCGAGTTTTGGATGACCTGCAACTCAAAATCCAGGCGCTCCTGAATCTCGGGCGAGATGTGCTTATACCTCCGCCTGGCGCCTTCGTAAGTCAAGTGCCTCAAATATGCGTCCTGGGTATCAAAACCAGGAGGGAGCGGAAAAGCTGGAAGCAATACCTCGCGGGCCAGGTCCAAAAAGTCGACCTTGTCCGCGATCTCGATGGTGTTATCCAAGGCTTGGGGCACATCCGCAAACAACTGCCCCATTTCGGCTTTGGTCTTAAAAAAGAAGTCGGAACTCGGAAATTTGAAGCGACCTTCTTCTTCGAGGTAAGATCCCGTATTGACACAAAGCAGGATATCGTGCGGCAACCAATCGTCTTCGTTCACGTAATGCGAATCGTTGGTGGCAATAACTTTGAGGTTGTATTTTTTGGCAAAACCCAGCAGGGTCTGGTTGATGTCTTCCTGGCTGATGCCTCGCCCATCGATGTTTTCGAGCCCACGGTGGCGCTGGATTTCGATGTAATAATCTTCACCGAACAAGTCGACCCACCAACGCAGTTGTTTTTCCGCTTCTTCCAATTTGCCGTGCATGATCAACTGCGGCACCTCTGCGCCGATGCAACAACTGCTGGCAATCAGGCCTTCGCTATACTGCACCAGCAATTCCTTGTCGATACGCGGATATTTGCCGTACAATCCTTCTATGAAGCCGAGGGAACAAAGTTTGGACAGGTTTTCGTAACCTTTGGCATTTTTGGCCAGCAAGAGTTGATGGTAACGGTTATCTGATTCCCCTTTAGCCCGGGAGAATGCTTTGATATGCCGATCCTCTACCATGTAAAATTCGCAACCGATGATGGGTTTCAGGTTGCGTTTTTTGGCTTCCGCCACAAATTTAAATGCCCCGAACATGTTGCCATGGTCGGTCAGGGCGACGGCTTTTTGCTCGTCTTTAACCGCCTTGTCCATCATTTGGGTGATGGAGGAAGCGCCGTCCAAAAGTGAGAACTGCGTATGGCAATGGAGGTGGAGAAAATCGGGCATTTTGTTTAGATATTGGCAGTCAGGAGGTTAATCAAATTGTCAAAAACACGAAAAAATACAATCGAAAGATACAGCTTTTGGACTTTTGATGGGCAGAAAATTGGCATTTATTTCACGAGGGGTTGTAAAAGCGAACTTCACAAATTAAACATTTGATAATCAATTATTAAATAAAATAATATTGAAATAGATAACGAGTGGTCTTTATCTTTACAATCTGAAAAGTTCCTCTCCTTCGCACCTTATATATAAAAGCTTCCTACACTTATTGATTCCCATCAATTCCAGTGCACTTGACTGAAAATTGATTACTTGATTATCCTGTTAACTGTAATATACCATGAGAAAACTACTAACAATATCCCTGCAAGCCATTGCGGCATTTGCACACTTGACTTTTTTAATTGAGCTGAGTTCAAGCGTTCAAGCCCAGAATCCAGATGTGCATGTTTCTACACTCCTGAACCATTTTCGGGTTGCCGATGAACACCGCTGTAAACCAGCATTTCTGATTGGACAAGCGGCTCAACAAACGATGCAGCAAGCTCGATTGATGAAGCTTGCGGATCCTCAA includes these proteins:
- the dnaE gene encoding DNA polymerase III subunit alpha; amino-acid sequence: MPDFLHLHCHTQFSLLDGASSITQMMDKAVKDEQKAVALTDHGNMFGAFKFVAEAKKRNLKPIIGCEFYMVEDRHIKAFSRAKGESDNRYHQLLLAKNAKGYENLSKLCSLGFIEGLYGKYPRIDKELLVQYSEGLIASSCCIGAEVPQLIMHGKLEEAEKQLRWWVDLFGEDYYIEIQRHRGLENIDGRGISQEDINQTLLGFAKKYNLKVIATNDSHYVNEDDWLPHDILLCVNTGSYLEEEGRFKFPSSDFFFKTKAEMGQLFADVPQALDNTIEIADKVDFLDLAREVLLPAFPLPPGFDTQDAYLRHLTYEGARRRYKHISPEIQERLDFELQVIQNSGYPGYFLIVQDFTTTARQMGVSVGPGRGSAAGSAVAYCIGITNVDPIKYDLLFERFLNPERVSMPDIDIDFDDVGRQQVIDYVIDKYGRNQVAQIVTYGTMAAKSSLRDVGRVMNIHLSEVDKVAKTFPIHLKATLGKVLAQGDIDPKLKSELNSEDVEKAYQFRQLADGKDQIGQMIQTARKLEGSVRNTGIHACGVVITPDDITKYVPVKVDKDSDMYITQFDNSVAESAGLLKMDFLGLKTLSIIKDAVSMIEKNHGVKLDVDEVPLEDELTYKLFQRGETVGIFQYESTGMQKYMKELVPTTFEDLIAMNALYRPGPLEYIPNFIARKHGREAITYDVPDCEEYLKDTYGITVYQEQVMLLSQKLAGFTKGQADKLRKAMGKKLKADLDAMYPKFLEGGEKRNHPKDKLEKIWKDWEAFASYAFNKSHSTCYAFVAFQTAYLKAHYPAEFMASVLTHNKNDIGKITFFLEECRRGGIPVLGPDINESEMDFSVNKAGAIRFGMSALKGVGEGPVEEILEERKNGPFSSLFEMLRRLQMKAVNKKALESLALGGAFDCFENTHRAQYFAPSDKYDSLLEHAIKFASAVRATHSQSAHSLFGDMSNSVMLPEPPLPQVEPWSLLEKLNREKEVTGIFISGHPLDDYRVEIEHFMTCTIDALSTHQNKPTVQVGGMVTKTIHRVSKNGNGWGIFEISDYTGSYEIKLFGEDYQKFRHLLTDGIAIFVKGRFQKGWKDDGEMDFKVLEVRLLEGIALSMTESITLKLPLERISADIIADLDGLCRTHTGPHKFKVEILDHSAKMKVNMVSLDRKVNADNDFIRELGRLGLEYVLN
- a CDS encoding ligand-binding sensor domain-containing protein; this translates as MKRIACWVLSWVVLTGLWAQKYNFVNLNVEHGLIQSQALALCQDQQGHLWIATMGGVSRYDGQHFTGFSMNDGLANNICLTILSDRKGRIWVGTQNGLSRYDGSRFRNYFFSKKPQQNEVSSLAEDQRGRIWCTVKGKVYCVDQGKIIKADLPKDHDFRQVFADHQGQIWACGPKAPLYTLRKGQWQEIELPTGDKEPHAPFRLYSDPDHNLWLLTRGGVYRRKKGVYEKFNPPGFAEMVKGGVRRLAFDQNKNLWLGTQDGLYQVKPEGIRRFDQSNGFSQNVVTDMLIDREHQLWVSMAGGDGLFRYAGDTFEQYDESTGLPTSSVMSICRDSAQQIWVGTYGGGLARLGKNGFETVRLPHDQAGAQRINSIITDHSGRLWIGTEGLGLWRYQQGKFTQLLSAKDGLPQGVVLNVYEDRKQRIWVGTPAGIMRYDSGRFEQLKAYTFFSSCFLDIGQDSLLVGSTSGILLLQHDRNILRKQPDLLRKSTVICAARQGSKVWIGSDNGLFLWDLNTNVFKHYSQKSGLPSNIVYNLSVSKSGIIYAGTGQGFAQLTFDSNTETYQIDNFSATAGIPNWESNQHATLIDRDGSVWFGTTKGLFRYHPHAPDAPVPPAEVILQSVKLFSKPLEVGQWNKGLSPGYHLPQQLRLPPRKNHLSFEFAAISLRDPQGMQYQYRIQGLDENWSILSNNHKVEYPNLPAGKFVFQARARNKNGRWSQKNLNYNFEIITPFYQTAWFRGGTVGFLVLLGIAIQSFRVRLRSRRKRQMALLRQEEQEKVRRRTAEDFHDELGNKLTRIALLTEILQNKLGPQQPDVKGIVSQIKENAVQLYGGARDIIWALNPSSDNLYEILTRIRDFGVDLFADTGIEFSCEGIQDVYRGVVVPIDYSRNLIMIFKEALNNCLKHSQAQSVTFEVMPNGFQSWRIILRDNGKGFSLNTIKKGHGIDNMQIRAKRIQADLDFAILPIGGTRLELRFSLKTKNVST